In the genome of Catharus ustulatus isolate bCatUst1 chromosome 1, bCatUst1.pri.v2, whole genome shotgun sequence, the window ACATTATGTTAACGTTGCTGAAGGAAATTATATCAGCCAGCTCCTACTAGAAAAAGGCTTTGTTTGAGCTACATTACTGTGAGAGCCATGTCAAAGTAAGAGCAAGCAGctactgttttttctctctttgtccATCTAAACTTGTCTCTTAATCACCTACGATTAATAAACTGCCTGAAAGTTATTTATAGAAACATCCAGAGGACTAATCCTCTTCTGTTGAACCATATGGCTCCAAATGTCTATTTTCATAACAAGTTTCAGGAAGATGAGGTGACCAACTGACCTAGTAATTTAGCAATTTACTTTATATACTCTATGGGTGAGTAGGGCCTCTGGTAATTCCTGATGTGGACTTCTTCAAATTTGTGTGTTTCACTTTGCTTTGTGGTTACTTATGTCAAAGAAATATAATACTTGGGATATTGTGATTCATGATTTCTAAAGGCTTCTTGAAAACACTCTAGAAAGTGCTGTTGAGCCACAGTATATATTGTGATATATTGTGCAATTAGTAAAATACTTTATGTGCTGCATAGCTGATGGGAGCCTAAGAGTATTAAACCATTAAATCAATCCTGGAGCAGATTTGCTTTGCTTCagatgtttattttggtttggcttttttttctcccttctgtcAGTTGAGAGAAATTCTGTTAATACATTATTCTTTCCACTTAGTTGAATTCTTCtagtatataaatattttaaattcatggTAAAGCAAAGAATTGCTTTGTTGAATTGAGTGTTCATGTCTTGTGTATTCATTCTATTAATCTCTTGTAGGAGAAAGCAGTGGATCCTAAAACACGTTTACTTCTGTACAAGATGGTCAATTCTGGGATGCTGGAGACCATCACAGGCTGcatcagcacaggaaaagaatCTGTTGTTTTTCATGCCTATGGAGGAAAGTGAGTATATTTTTTGTTACTGATGATAGCTTTAAGTACAAGAGATGacttaaaaagcagaaaacacaaaaatatttaaacatctgcaccctttttatttctgagacTTAAAGGCTGTATTCATGTATATGCCTATAATAATCTGAAAACCAAATGATACCAACCATAAAGTAAAAAatcctccctttccttcttgAAGGATATTAATGAATGGGGACAAATCCACCGTGcctttctgtggaaaaatatgTACtccttttataaaaaatattgagATTTTTGAGACAATCTTTCCACTGACCTGCCCCAGCGCACAGCGCTATCTTGAGGATCTTGGTCTACGTGAAGGTTGTCTTTCCATAGAGATTGCTCTGTTAGCAGCTCTATATTTCCAGCTCAGTGGAGGTGCTGTTTGTTACTTTCAGGTTATCTTGAGAATAGTGTTAGGATGCTGCTCACTTCTTGAACCCTTCCTGCTCTACTGGAAGGATTATGGTGATTGTGTTGTGTTTAACTGACTTTAAACCAGTGATGTTTGAGAAAGAACTAATAAAACTCAAATACAGATAATGTATTTAGAGATGTCAAGAGAGAAAGTTGGAGTTGGGGAGAGAAGATGTGCCTTAACAAATCAGGAAAGGTAACCTATTTGATGAGCAACTTACAATCAAAAtgccaaaacccaaacattGATATGAGTTTAATCATATAATTGTTATAAGTTTAAACATTGGCTTCTAAATGTGATAGAAAATTAGGTCCTCTCTTATATGAAAAATTGCTGTATGTTGCAATGTGTGAAAACCCAAACCTGTGCATTTGCTTGTATGTGAATAGTTAACTTTGTTatgtatttatcttttttatgaGCAGTGCAACTGAAGATAAAGTTATTCCTCCAGAATGTGCCATCAAAGTGTTTAAAACAACTCTTAATGAATTCAAGAACCGTGACAAATACATTAAGGATGACTACAGATTTAAAGACCGCTTCAGTAAATTGAATCCACGAAAAATTATTCGTATGTGGGCTGAGAAAGAAATGCATAACTTGACaaggtaaagaaagaaaaaggaagtgtAGCTGCCAAATGCCTGTCAGTTTCCTATTCCCTGTTTAAGGAAGATATTCAGTGTCTGGGTATTTGACTTTTAGGCCAAAATAATATACAACCTGGAACAGATTGAATTAGCCTCTgtaaaaaacagtttaataagCTGTCAGTATCTTCTGTGATTTTGTAGCATAATTTACAGGCTCATTAAGTTAATTGGTTCTAATTGTAAAAGTGGTTAGTATTCAATGACCATTTTTAGATTAATTTATAACTTCAGAATATGAATTTTCCTGTGTAAAATACTATgcaatatatataattatatataataattcTCTCAAATACTTTGTTTACTCTGGATCAAGTTTCTGACACAGCTCTCAGATTGCAAATGAGATCGTGGGAACTAGAACTTTGGGGACTTTGAagcttttgttctgtttttcttaaacaGTATCTATTTTTCTGATCCACAGAATGCAAAatgcaggaattccttgcccTCAAGTGGTTATCCTTAAGAAACATGTCTTGGTTATGTCTTTCATTGGCCAGGATCAAATCCCAGCACCTAAACTAAAGGATGTAACACTTAGTAGTGAAGATATGAAAAAGGCCTACTATCAGATTCTTAATGTAAGATGATGCTGATTTCTCCTCCAATTCTgggttgtgttttcttttaaggGAATAACTGTAAGGATAAAAGAGCACTTATTTACTTTTTAGATGCTTACATAACCTTTAAGATACGAAGTCCAAAGTcttattttgctgttgtttaatGTGTGACTTAGAATCAATAAGAAATTATGCACTGAAAAAACTAGAATTAAATTTAAAGTTAATCTGAGTGGAAAACATACTGGAATTTGATGACAAACAGATGTTTAGCAGCAGATGCATAGCAGAGGAATTGTGAGCAAGTAGTCCTCTTTTTATAGAAGCAGTATGTGGTTTAGAAGATTTTCTGAAGTCTTTCTGGGCTTACCAGACACTTAATTTACAATGCTTAAGCACTCTCCAGTGGATCGTCTGCCCCCTTTTCAGTAAACCTTAGATTTTTCTAGAAActggaaaattaattagaatATTGCATGGTGATGCTTTAATTTCCTGTTACCGGCTTGGTTCAAGCACGCCTGCTAACTGTCCACTCACTATTACATTATAGatactaaaaaaacccacaggcagccagccccacagcttAGTAACAGGAGTGGTCTCGGTCTCAAATGAATGAGACCAGTGAGCACCACAGTGTGTTTTAAGTGAATTTGTGTGCTGGTTAGGATTCAGTCTCCATAACTGTGAAACTTCCTTCCCATGTGATAGAAGTGAAAATGACATGTATTTAGAGAACATGCTTATCTGTCTCCTGCACTTGGACTGCTTGGCACAGCTGGCTTGAGTTTACCAGAGTGGCTCTTCTGACTTTGCCAAAGCTAAGCTCAGTGATAAAAGCTTAGTTTGCTGACAGTTTGCCAAAACTGCAATTCACTGGATAGAAGTGTATTGAAGACTTGGgtaaaaattatgtaaattatCTGGGTGTTTAGGGAAAGGTGGGGTCGttttggcttgttttgtttttttttgttttatgctcATGCTAGCAATATTAATTTGGAGTATAGGATACTTCCTTAATTAATTTGGTTCCTTGCAGATGATGCAGCAGCTGTATAGGGAATGCAACCTGGTCCATGCAGATCTGAGTGAATACAACATGCTTTGGCATGATGGGAAGGTGAGTTTGTTCttaatttgggagaaaaaggtTTCATCTACTGCAAAATACTAATACAAAGTGAATTGCTATTTCTCTGTGACTACAGGTCTGGCTCATTGATGTCAGTCAGTCTGTGGAGCCAACCCATCCTCATGGACTTGAGTTTTTGTTCAGAGACTGTAAGAATGTTTCACAGGTAAGACCTCCTGACAATCTTCTGTTATGCTGTATGTTTTCTAAGATACAAGACATCTTAGATGTATGAAGATTACTCTTGCATATTTTCCATGCTGATAATGTCcttctctgaaaatgaaaaaaaatgtggaaaagtaaaattataCCACCAGaacttaaaatttctttcagttATATTTATCTGTGggtcaaccaaaaaaaaagagtaatctTGAGTAAATGTAGTAACTGGGGAAAGTCAAAGGAATATTTTGTTCTCTGTAGAAAAGTGTTTAATGTGTGCTCTTTATATTGACTAGTTCTTCCAGAAAGGAGGCGTGGCAGAAGCACTTAATGAGCGTGAACTCTTCAACGCTGTCTCAGGTTTAAATATTACAGCTGACAATGAAGTAGACTTCCAAGCAGAGGTACAACTTTCCATGTCTaacagtttttatttcattagcaATGGTAGCTATTATAATACCTTAGCTTTCCATATTTAGTTTGTGTGTTTGGTGTGAGCAAAATTTCAGCAGTCATTCTGCATCTCTTTTTAAACCTTGAGTATTTCAACCTAGTACAGGTACTGTACATTACAGAAACTCAGATTGACAGACCTCTCCACTCCCTTTCCTGATCCCCCTGCTCCCAAGCAGAAAAGACTTCATGTTGAATATAGTTGCTTCATTTCAGCATTAAGGCAAATCTAgtgatttgttttaatttaaaagctcTTGTCTTGCCTTACATACATTAAAGGTTGTACAGCAAAAGGAAAGTTGggttaaaaataattattctacTGCTTATTTTTCATAGTTTagttattaatttatttgaatttaaagtttaggcatttttaattttgaagttttaaaTCATGCTAATGTAAATATCTACTTAGGAATCTTTGGCCACTGTTGGCTTTTAATTTTCAACCTTTGGCTGTAACCCCTCAAGGCCTGTGTCCTGAtaccagattttaaaaaaacaagttgTCAAATGTTCcatattttctaattaaattaaGGGCAATGTGGCAATTCTACTGTCCCTAATTACTAATAACATCGCAGGTTTGTGCTAGTCCAGCATGGAGTAGGTGGGAGCTGGAAATTAGGTGGCTCCTGGGGCAGGTGATCAAAGTAAGAAAGAGATAAAGGGAACAGTGTCACAGTTCCACGATCTCTGAGTCACTGGAGAAAGGCACACTTCTGTACTTTAAGGAATACATCTGAAATCTTAAGAAATCATCCAGTCTTCCCTGCAAATAGTGCATTTTAGTTACATAGCTTCAAACTGTAAAGGAGTGCATTTTAGTAACTTGAGAACAGATGTTTCAAGGTGTACCTGGCTGTGTTTGAGCTGTTACATGTGACTGCATCTTTGAAACAGCAACGTTTTACCTACTGCTCTGACCTCAAAAGCTACCTTTTAATGCTGTTCAGAAGCGTTCTGCTGCTGGCATGGTTTTATGATTTCagcacagttttatttttggctCTCCAGATTGAAGCTTTGGAGAAGATGAATGAAGATCACGTGCAGAATCATGGAAAGAAACTGTCCACGTTTTCCAGTGATGGAGATCCACCTATATATGATGAATAGCACTGAGTTTGTAGCTGCTGATGAGACAAAACACAGATTTACTGCTTCTGACTATGTTGGTGCAGTGATAAATGTCAACTGCCAATGTCAAGAGAGAGGTTGGCTGGGAATACCAATATGGAAAACACAGCAAGCATATGGTGATGCCTCagtggtttgctttttttttaacttgtccCACACATCAGGCTGGCACTGTGAGAATGGACTGTCACTACCACTTTGAACAGATTGACAGCTTCACCAATTGCCCATTACATTAGACTAATGTAGCTCAGATGGTCATATTTTGCATGGTTCAGAGCTTACAtgtcttttagtttaaaaaaaaaaatctaaaaatcatCTATGTTTTCCCAGTTATTTATTGGGAAAGCACATTAGaaaagtcctttttttcccctaatgcAGCCTGAAAAACTAATTAAACATTGTGTATGGACACAATGTCTTTCATCCAT includes:
- the RIOK3 gene encoding serine/threonine-protein kinase RIO3, which codes for MDSVGVAAAAPDAGPGPAWQSKCPWGAPSTTSISCSLADVMSEQLAKELQLEEENAAFPEVVAAAEGPFITGENIDTSSDLMLAQMLQMEFDREYDAQLRREEKKINGDSKVSISFENYRKVHPYDSDSSEDEVDWQDTRHDPYRADKPTTTPRRGFIGKGKDITTKHDEVVCGRKNTARMENFAPEFQVGDGIGMDLKLSNQVFNALKQHAYSEERRSARLHEKKEHSTAEKAVDPKTRLLLYKMVNSGMLETITGCISTGKESVVFHAYGGNATEDKVIPPECAIKVFKTTLNEFKNRDKYIKDDYRFKDRFSKLNPRKIIRMWAEKEMHNLTRMQNAGIPCPQVVILKKHVLVMSFIGQDQIPAPKLKDVTLSSEDMKKAYYQILNMMQQLYRECNLVHADLSEYNMLWHDGKVWLIDVSQSVEPTHPHGLEFLFRDCKNVSQFFQKGGVAEALNERELFNAVSGLNITADNEVDFQAEIEALEKMNEDHVQNHGKKLSTFSSDGDPPIYDE